AGATGAGGAGTTTTATAAAAAAATCGTTGATGTATTGAGAATATTTAAAGAAAATTATGAAGTTGAAGATACAATAATAAATAAAAAAATTAGAGAGTTTTTGATTAAAAGGAATATTTTATTCTTAAATCCACAAAAAGGAACTTTAAAACCGCAGAGTTATTTAGTTTGGAATGCAATAAAGAGGGTGATAAAATGAAATTCTATAACAGAGAAAAAGAACTTGACTATCTAAAAAATTTTTAACCGATTAATTTACTCGCAGCAACCATATTTTTTAATTTATTGTATGCGATGTCTATTGGCAACAGCCTCATACCACAATCTGGGTCTATGAGCATAAATTCCTTAACATCCTTATTTTTTAAGTTGTCGTTATTCTTTAAAATTTCTATACCTTCCTCTATTAACGCTTTGATTTCATTAACATCTTCAACTTTTTTTGATTTTGTATTTACACAACCAAACCCCACTTTTTTCTCAATAATTTCAAGAACTTCAAGATTTTTTCTATTTGAGGCAAATTCATGGTCAAGAATATCAACATTAAATTCATTTAAGTCCTCAAATATATCCACAACATCCCCACAAACATGCAGTGCAACAGGAACCTTGATATCCTTTGTTATTAAGTTTATTGCCTTTCTTGCAACATCCAAATCATAGAGTTTTGTGGATAATATTGGTTCATCAATTTGAATCATCTTTACATAATCTTGGATTGCCATGACCTCCTTTTTCAAAGCCACTGCTATATCGTATATCAATTTCTCATCTTTGTTATCTGAATAATAACCTTCAACCCTAACAGAAGAGGCAATTGTGCACGGCCCTGTTATAATGCCTTTTACACCCTTACCGTTGCCATGTTTTGAGAGTATTTTTAAGGTATATTTTATGTCATTCAGTATTATTGGCTTTGTATATTCAATTTTTCCAATGACTCTTTTCCCCTCAAATCCATACATATTATTCACAAATATTTCAACCATATCTCCCCTAACTTGCCCATCACTAACGATATCAATCCCAGCAGATAATTGGTCTATAACTGCCTTTTCTATGGCATATTTATATTCATCAAACATTCCCAAAAAATTCTTGATCTTCTCAACAATTGTCTCTGGCTTTTTTGTTATGACAGGATAACTTCCTACTACTGTTGTAATCATAGTCATCAACCTAAAAAACGTTATGATATTTTATAGTTTTTATGCGAATGAGTGTTATATAGTCGTTCTACAATTAGATGACAGTTAGCATAACTCTAATTTAAATTAAAATTTTGTTAAATTACCTAAAATTTAAAATTTGAGATTATAGTCAGTGCTGTAATTTGTAGAACGGCTATATAAATAACTAACTAAACTTAAATTTTCAATTTGGTACTACTTAACAAACATCTAATTTAAATTTTAAGTTGGTGATGGCTATCATTTAATGCAGAACAATTATATCTTTGCTTAACTTTAATTATCGCAATTTTAGTTTCAATTTTCAGATTTTTTCATATTATTTTGTTGTTGTTTTATTGAAATAAAAATGCAATAAAGTTTATATACCCAATAACCATAAAAAATATATATGAGATAGATTAGTGTGAGACGGGAGGTGATCACTGTGATGAGAGAAATATTATTAGCCGAATGCATCAACTTATTAAGAAGTCATAATTTTAATGTCTCACAACCTTTAGGAAGAGCATGCTTTGATATCATCGCTAACAGAGGATATGTAAGATTGTTGATAAAAATATTAAAAAATATTGACAGTTTAAGTGAAGAACAGTCAAAAGAACTCTTGAAAATAGCAAACATCTTATCCGCAGTTCCAATAATAATTGGAATAAGAACGAGAAATGCTATGATGGAGCATGGTGTAGTGTACGATAGATACAACATAAAAGCAGTTACATTTGAGACCTTTGAGGAATACCTGAAAGGTAGCCCACCCGTAGTGTATGCGCATAGGGGTGGATTCTTCGTAAAAATTGATGGCGAGGCATTAAAAAGAGCAAGAGAGAGGTTAAATGTATCTGTTGGAGAGTTGGCTGAGGCATCAGGGGTCTCAAGAAAAACCATATACAAATATGAGCAAAATAAGGCAAATCCATCAGTAGAAGTTGCTATGAGAATTGAAGAATATTTAGATGTCCCATTGGCAAAAGGTATAGATTTATTTGAACCAGTAAATGTCCAAAAAGATAACGAAAGTCAGAAAAGAGGACCTCCATTTCCTCCAGACGAAGAAATCAACATTGAGGAATATAAAAAACAGGCACTAAATATATTGAATGAATTGGGTTTCAACTTAATACCAACTTTAAGAGCTCCTTTTGATGCTGTTGCAGAAAAACATGAAGAAAAACACAACATTCTATTAACAAACATTGGAGAGCAGGAAAATGAAGACATAAGAAGAAGAGCAATATTGGTCAGAGAAATATCAAAACTCTTAGATGGATATTCACTATTAATTTTGGAGAAAAAAGAAAGACACTACAAAAATTTGGCAGTAATTAG
The sequence above is a segment of the Methanotorris igneus Kol 5 genome. Coding sequences within it:
- a CDS encoding methionine synthase produces the protein MITTVVGSYPVITKKPETIVEKIKNFLGMFDEYKYAIEKAVIDQLSAGIDIVSDGQVRGDMVEIFVNNMYGFEGKRVIGKIEYTKPIILNDIKYTLKILSKHGNGKGVKGIITGPCTIASSVRVEGYYSDNKDEKLIYDIAVALKKEVMAIQDYVKMIQIDEPILSTKLYDLDVARKAINLITKDIKVPVALHVCGDVVDIFEDLNEFNVDILDHEFASNRKNLEVLEIIEKKVGFGCVNTKSKKVEDVNEIKALIEEGIEILKNNDNLKNKDVKEFMLIDPDCGMRLLPIDIAYNKLKNMVAASKLIG
- a CDS encoding transcriptional regulator — its product is MREILLAECINLLRSHNFNVSQPLGRACFDIIANRGYVRLLIKILKNIDSLSEEQSKELLKIANILSAVPIIIGIRTRNAMMEHGVVYDRYNIKAVTFETFEEYLKGSPPVVYAHRGGFFVKIDGEALKRARERLNVSVGELAEASGVSRKTIYKYEQNKANPSVEVAMRIEEYLDVPLAKGIDLFEPVNVQKDNESQKRGPPFPPDEEINIEEYKKQALNILNELGFNLIPTLRAPFDAVAEKHEEKHNILLTNIGEQENEDIRRRAILVREISKLLDGYSLLILEKKERHYKNLAVISMKELEKMDDALDLIEFIKDMLKSDKW